One Rhododendron vialii isolate Sample 1 chromosome 2a, ASM3025357v1 genomic region harbors:
- the LOC131317252 gene encoding GDSL esterase/lipase At4g10955-like, whose product MATQDRSFNSSRPLYLTAVDWRNPHHRKSVVASLVQGVYSQEHDRQGHQALAPPWWEFFNFQLSDVLVDNNDRSIFGAIYEFKSPPPYGHHNPLHIPPRYVVAFRGPMIRWETILQDLTLDFKVIRNTLKQSTRFQQAMEAVEYTVSIAGAANVCFAGHSLGSAMALLAGKNMAKMECLLETYLFNPPFIRIMRSVMTAGVTIALSQRPQRGDWFAALSQWIPHLFVNPSDPISAEYVRYFEQREWMEAIGLGAIEPLHLLPSAYLIINGSPVQGLRQAHGLEQWWKPNIQYWSQLYHPMGK is encoded by the exons ATGGCCACCCAAGACAGAAGTTTCAACTCCTCAAGACCATTATACCTGACCGCTGTTGATTG GAGAAACCCACACCACCGTAAATCCGTTGTTGCTAGCTTGGTTCAGGGAGTGTACAGTCAAGAACACGACCGCCAAGGCCATCAAGCACTTGCCCCTCCCTGGTGGGAATTCTTCAATTTTCAGTTATCTGACGTGTTGGTTGACAACAATGATCGCTCGATCTTTGGTGCCATTTACGAGTTCAAATCCCCACCTCCCTACGGTCACCACAATCCACTCCACATCCCTCCAAGATACGTGGTTGCCTTCCGTGGCCCGATGATCAGATGGGAGACCATATTACAGGACCTCACGTTGGATTTCAAGGTCATTCGAAATACGCTGAAACAGAGCACCCGCTTTCAGCAAGCAATGGAAGCTGTGGAATACACAGTTTCCATAGCCGGAGCCGCAAACGTGTGCTTTGCCGGACATTCCTTGGGTTCGGCCATGGCACTGCTAGCTGGAAAGAACATGGCTAAAATGGAATGTTTACTGGAAACATACCTCTTCAACCCTCCGTTCATTCGGATCATGCGCAGTGTTATGACAGCTGGAGTTACAATTGCTCTAAGTCAAAGGCCTCAAAGGGGTGACTGGTTTGCTGCATTATCGCAGTGGATTCCGCACCTTTTTGTGAATCCGTCCGATCCTATTTCTGCAGAGTATGTTAGGTATTTTGAACAAAGGGAGTGGATGGAGGCGATTGGACTCGGAGCTATTGAACCATTGCATCTCCTTCCTTCGGCGTATCTGATTATTAATGGGAGCCCCGTTCAGGGTCTTAGACAGGCGCATGGGCTAGAGCAATGGTGGAAGCCGAATATTCAATACTGGTCCCAGCTTTACCACCCGATGGGTAAGTGA